One genomic segment of Gallaecimonas xiamenensis 3-C-1 includes these proteins:
- the yjjX gene encoding inosine/xanthosine triphosphatase, whose product MSNAVIHVVVGSTNPVKVAAAQSALAPFFPDAQVKARGIKAPSGVPDQPMTAADTRLGAINRVAYCRAQEQADFYVAMEGGVDLLEDGPATFAYVVIDNGQQQSVGRSASLPLPKVLFDGLMAGEELGPLIDKLFGTDNIKQKGGAIGLFTRHQATRESTYTQALTLAMAPFLNPSLFAE is encoded by the coding sequence GTGTCCAATGCCGTGATCCACGTGGTGGTGGGTTCCACCAACCCGGTCAAGGTGGCCGCCGCCCAAAGCGCCCTGGCCCCCTTCTTCCCCGACGCCCAGGTCAAAGCCAGGGGCATCAAGGCTCCGTCCGGGGTACCCGACCAACCCATGACCGCCGCCGACACCCGCCTGGGGGCCATCAACCGGGTTGCCTACTGCCGGGCCCAGGAACAGGCCGACTTCTATGTGGCCATGGAAGGGGGGGTGGATCTGCTGGAAGACGGCCCCGCCACCTTCGCCTATGTGGTGATAGACAACGGCCAGCAGCAATCGGTTGGCCGCAGCGCCAGCCTGCCCCTGCCCAAAGTGCTGTTTGACGGCCTGATGGCCGGCGAAGAGCTGGGGCCCCTTATCGACAAGCTGTTCGGCACCGACAACATCAAGCAAAAAGGCGGCGCCATCGGCCTCTTTACCCGCCACCAGGCCACCAGGGAAAGCACCTACACCCAGGCCCTGACCCTGGCCATGGCGCCCTTTTTAAACCCGTCGCTGTTCGCAGAATAA